A section of the Rhodobacteraceae bacterium M382 genome encodes:
- a CDS encoding EAL domain-containing protein, with translation MTNKRMIKADIPVGGDSPLNAAVAQRDGSTMEMVEEAVKHNNCMLAYQSVMQAHPPHGVAFYEGFIRVLDATGRVIPAREFMPLVEDREIGRELDCLALEHGMRALTKNLDIRLSINMSARSIGYSRWSRVLDRFLKKDPTLGERLVLEITEGSAMSMPEVVVDFMGRMQEHGIAFALDDFGAGNLAFRHFRDFFFDAVKIDGQFIRGVHKNYDNQCLTRALVSVAQEFDMLTIAESVETREDAEFLVSIGIDCLQGYLFSAPTVRPPWIEEMAQRA, from the coding sequence ATGACGAACAAGCGCATGATCAAAGCGGATATTCCTGTCGGGGGTGACAGCCCCCTGAACGCGGCCGTGGCACAGCGCGATGGGTCGACCATGGAAATGGTCGAAGAAGCGGTCAAACACAACAATTGCATGTTGGCCTATCAGTCTGTCATGCAAGCCCACCCACCGCATGGCGTTGCCTTTTACGAAGGGTTCATTCGGGTTCTTGATGCGACTGGCCGGGTGATCCCCGCCCGCGAATTCATGCCTCTGGTCGAAGACCGCGAAATCGGTCGTGAATTGGATTGTCTGGCTCTGGAACACGGGATGCGGGCGCTGACCAAAAATCTGGATATCCGCCTGTCCATAAACATGTCTGCCCGGTCGATCGGCTATTCCCGCTGGTCGCGCGTTCTCGATCGGTTTCTCAAGAAAGATCCCACGTTGGGTGAACGCCTGGTTTTGGAGATCACCGAAGGGTCGGCAATGTCGATGCCCGAAGTGGTGGTTGATTTCATGGGGCGTATGCAGGAACACGGCATTGCGTTTGCGTTGGATGATTTTGGTGCCGGCAATCTGGCCTTTCGCCATTTCCGGGACTTCTTTTTTGATGCGGTCAAAATCGACGGTCAGTTCATCCGCGGTGTTCACAAGAATTATGACAATCAATGCCTGACGCGGGCACTTGTTTCGGTGGCTCAGGAATTCGACATGCTGACAATCGCAGAATCGGTTGAAACCCGTGAAGACGCAGAATTCCTGGTCTCCATTGGAATTGATTGCCTCCAGGGCTATTTGTTCAGCGCCCCAACGGTTCGCCCACCCTGGATCGAAGAGATGGCCCAACGCGCCTAG
- a CDS encoding methyltransferase, producing the protein MTGFSADDLTCDRFLGGKIQLLQPRRGYRAGVDPVLLAAAIPARSGQRVLELGCGAGQGLLCLAARVGDIGLAGVELQSAYADLARRNGVENGVSLEIVTADLSGLPDEIRQQQFHHVMANPPYYRKGAHSSATDAGRATALGEETALEAWIETAARRLLPKGYLHMIQRADRLPDMLAGCAGRLGSIEVLPLAARIGRAPDLIILRARKEGRAPFRLHAPVILHTGTHHDRDEDHYRPEIAAILRSGAALDWPK; encoded by the coding sequence ATGACCGGTTTTTCGGCTGATGATCTGACGTGCGACAGGTTCCTGGGTGGCAAGATTCAGCTGTTGCAGCCCCGCAGGGGATACAGGGCCGGGGTGGACCCTGTTCTGTTGGCGGCGGCGATTCCTGCGCGATCGGGGCAGCGGGTGCTAGAGCTTGGTTGTGGGGCAGGGCAGGGGTTGTTGTGTCTGGCCGCACGGGTTGGGGACATAGGTTTGGCCGGCGTTGAACTGCAATCGGCCTATGCCGATCTGGCGCGCCGCAACGGCGTTGAAAACGGTGTCTCCTTGGAAATTGTGACGGCCGATCTGTCTGGCCTTCCGGACGAGATTCGCCAGCAACAGTTTCACCACGTGATGGCCAACCCGCCTTATTATCGCAAGGGGGCCCACAGCAGCGCGACAGATGCCGGGCGGGCGACGGCGCTGGGTGAGGAGACCGCGCTGGAAGCGTGGATCGAAACCGCCGCCCGGCGATTGTTGCCAAAGGGCTATCTGCATATGATCCAGCGCGCGGACAGGTTGCCGGACATGTTGGCAGGCTGTGCCGGGCGTCTCGGGTCAATCGAAGTCCTGCCTCTGGCTGCGCGCATTGGGCGTGCACCGGATCTGATTATTCTGAGGGCCCGCAAGGAGGGGCGCGCACCGTTTCGGCTTCATGCGCCGGTGATCTTGCACACTGGGACACACCATGACCGGGACGAAGACCATTACCGTCCCGAAATTGCGGCGATCCTGCGTTCTGGCGCGGCGCTTGACTGGCCAAAGTGA
- a CDS encoding transcriptional regulator GcvA translates to MSDRLPPLTALRAFDAAARHMSFAQAAAELNVTPAALSFQIKSLEEHLGQPLFVRLNRAVELTEAGRTLAPGAAQGFTQLTAAWTATRRLQDNTTLTVTAGPALTAKWLAPRLYEFARAHPEIDLRFSATLRLMDFERDDVDVAIRFGLGTDDGLYSVPVRKEWMTPVMTPEMAEQFPTPHSLTKAPLIFDTSIDFLNPRCDWPAWFRAVRIDHNPTHGAHFSNADHAIDAAVAGVGVALGRRAMIIKDLEEGRLVAPFPVALETQARFRFLCQKGAENRPQVAAFRDWFVYEIEKTAHISDRFSIIPVEDI, encoded by the coding sequence ATGTCTGACCGCCTCCCTCCCCTGACCGCCCTGCGTGCCTTTGATGCTGCAGCGCGCCACATGTCGTTTGCACAGGCCGCCGCAGAGCTGAACGTGACCCCGGCTGCCTTGTCATTTCAGATCAAATCTCTCGAAGAGCATTTGGGCCAACCATTGTTTGTTCGATTGAACCGGGCCGTCGAACTGACAGAAGCGGGGCGTACATTGGCCCCCGGCGCGGCACAGGGGTTTACCCAGCTGACCGCAGCCTGGACCGCGACGCGGCGACTGCAGGACAACACCACCCTAACCGTCACTGCCGGCCCGGCGCTGACCGCCAAATGGCTGGCACCGCGTCTGTATGAATTTGCGCGCGCGCATCCCGAGATTGACCTACGCTTTTCAGCCACCTTGCGGCTGATGGATTTTGAACGCGATGACGTGGACGTGGCGATCAGATTTGGCCTGGGAACTGACGACGGCCTCTATTCCGTACCCGTGCGCAAGGAATGGATGACCCCGGTGATGACGCCGGAAATGGCCGAACAATTCCCGACACCGCACAGCTTGACCAAGGCTCCGCTGATCTTTGACACATCCATCGACTTCCTAAACCCACGGTGTGACTGGCCGGCCTGGTTTCGGGCCGTCAGGATTGATCACAACCCGACCCATGGTGCCCATTTTTCCAACGCCGACCATGCCATTGATGCAGCCGTAGCGGGGGTAGGTGTTGCGCTGGGTCGTCGCGCGATGATCATCAAGGATCTGGAAGAAGGCCGATTGGTGGCCCCGTTTCCGGTGGCCTTGGAAACCCAGGCACGATTTCGGTTTCTATGCCAAAAGGGGGCGGAGAACCGCCCACAGGTCGCGGCGTTTCGGGATTGGTTTGTCTACGAAATCGAAAAGACGGCCCATATTTCAGATCGTTTTTCGATTATTCCAGTCGAAGACATTTGA
- a CDS encoding polyprenyl synthetase family protein: MHNSMTQKPHELLAETLAAEMDKVNDLIQTRMASEHAPRIPEVTAHLVGAGGKRLRPMLTLAAAKMCGYQGDHDIRLAATVEFIHTATLLHDDVVDESAQRRGRPTANLLWDNKSSVLVGDYLFSRSFQLMVETGSLRVLDILANASATIAEGEVLQMTAAMDLKTDESIYLQVVRGKTAALFSAATEVGGVIAGASEVEVKALFDYGDALGIAFQIADDLLDYQGDSATTGKNVGDDFRERKLTLPVIKAVARATDDERAFWVRTIEKGRQEDGDLEQALALMVKYDTLTQTRADAFGWATRAKKALEALPDHPVRQMLHDLADYVVSRLN; this comes from the coding sequence ATGCACAACAGCATGACTCAAAAACCTCATGAGCTTCTGGCTGAAACGCTGGCAGCAGAAATGGACAAGGTTAATGACCTGATCCAAACCCGGATGGCATCGGAACATGCACCACGCATTCCCGAAGTCACCGCCCATCTGGTCGGTGCCGGAGGCAAACGGTTGCGCCCGATGCTGACCCTGGCCGCCGCCAAGATGTGTGGCTATCAGGGGGACCACGACATTCGACTGGCGGCAACAGTTGAATTCATCCACACCGCCACCCTGCTGCACGATGACGTGGTGGATGAAAGCGCCCAACGGCGCGGTCGCCCGACGGCCAACCTGTTATGGGACAACAAAAGCTCTGTCCTGGTGGGGGATTACCTGTTTTCCCGCAGCTTTCAGTTGATGGTGGAAACCGGATCGTTGCGGGTGCTGGACATTCTGGCCAACGCATCGGCCACGATTGCCGAAGGCGAAGTGTTGCAGATGACCGCCGCCATGGACCTGAAAACCGACGAAAGCATCTATTTGCAGGTTGTCCGGGGCAAGACGGCGGCGTTGTTTTCCGCAGCGACCGAAGTCGGCGGTGTGATCGCCGGAGCCTCTGAGGTCGAAGTGAAGGCGCTTTTTGACTATGGCGATGCGCTGGGGATAGCGTTTCAGATTGCCGATGATCTGTTGGATTATCAGGGCGACAGCGCCACGACGGGCAAGAATGTCGGCGACGACTTCCGCGAGCGCAAGTTGACCCTGCCGGTCATCAAGGCCGTCGCGCGGGCCACGGACGATGAACGTGCCTTCTGGGTCCGCACCATCGAAAAGGGCCGTCAGGAGGACGGTGACCTGGAACAGGCTTTGGCATTGATGGTCAAATACGACACGCTCACCCAGACCCGCGCGGATGCGTTTGGCTGGGCCACCAGAGCCAAAAAGGCGCTTGAAGCGCTGCCCGACCACCCCGTGCGCCAAATGCTGCACGATCTGGCGGATTATGTCGTGTCGCGGCTGAACTGA
- a CDS encoding 4-(cytidine 5'-diphospho)-2-C-methyl-D-erythritol kinase → MTTVEVFAPAKINLTLHVTDQRADGYHLLDSLVVFADIGDTILAKASETLSLALDGPQGDQLTAEPDNLVLRAARLLASDRGAALTLVKRLPVASGIGGGSADAAATLHALSQLWGLAIPESDAIVTLGADVPVCMESVPQRMTGIGDTLAPVPALPRMDIVLVNPGVSVPTPSVFQNLSNKRNAPMPDPLPHWRGPVDFVDWLQTQRNDLLAPAITLQPVIQDTLQALRQTGAMHVGMSGSGATCFALFPKDGSAQLAAQSMPAPWWRAHGQIL, encoded by the coding sequence ATGACGACGGTTGAGGTTTTTGCCCCGGCCAAGATCAATCTGACACTGCATGTCACCGACCAGCGGGCTGATGGGTATCATCTTCTCGACAGCCTAGTTGTATTTGCCGATATCGGGGACACGATCCTGGCCAAAGCCTCAGAGACACTGTCGTTGGCACTGGACGGTCCCCAGGGTGATCAGTTGACAGCCGAGCCGGACAACTTGGTCCTGCGGGCTGCGCGTCTGTTGGCGAGTGACCGCGGTGCGGCTTTGACGCTGGTCAAACGTCTGCCGGTGGCCTCCGGTATCGGAGGGGGATCAGCGGATGCGGCTGCCACTTTGCACGCGCTCAGCCAGCTGTGGGGGCTGGCGATACCAGAATCAGACGCAATCGTGACCTTAGGGGCGGATGTCCCTGTCTGTATGGAGTCGGTACCGCAACGCATGACCGGAATAGGCGATACACTCGCACCTGTTCCGGCCTTGCCGCGCATGGACATCGTGCTGGTCAATCCGGGTGTTTCGGTCCCTACCCCATCGGTGTTTCAAAACCTCAGCAACAAGCGCAACGCTCCGATGCCGGATCCGCTGCCACATTGGCGCGGTCCTGTCGATTTCGTTGATTGGCTCCAAACCCAGCGCAATGATCTGCTGGCACCGGCCATCACACTGCAACCTGTGATTCAGGACACACTCCAGGCTTTACGCCAAACCGGCGCCATGCATGTGGGAATGTCTGGATCCGGAGCCACCTGTTTCGCGCTGTTTCCGAAAGACGGATCCGCGCAATTGGCAGCCCAATCCATGCCCGCGCCTTGGTGGCGGGCGCATGGGCAGATCCTTTAG
- a CDS encoding tetratricopeptide repeat protein, producing MIFPIRRTAAAVLALSLAIAPVTFSGPAQAEGNVGAYLAGRQALFDSKYDKAAAYYTRALAGDSANPVLLENLTLSLLALGAVDRALPVAQQMEALGLRSQIAHMVALAGLIQDEDYQKILERDPDVNGVSPLVDGLAKGWALMGQGAVDEALKEFDLVGEGKGLRGFALYHKALARAMVGDHEGAEAMFAADDGKLTLMSRRAAMARAQSLSQMGRNSDALELLADVFGANFDPGLTDMADRLAAGETLPFTVTPTVRDGMAEVFFTIGSVLNGEAADDYALIYARTAVALRPDHIDGVLLSAALLDNLGQYELSDATYKLVPRSHPDYHAAELGRAEALRRAAKPDAAIEVLEQLARDFPTLPTVHSALGDLQRQEENYAKAAAAYDKALEFSETDSGSRWFLLYARGISNERLKDWSQAEKDFRAALDLNPNQPQVLNYLGYSMVEKRINLDEALGMIERAVSARPDSGYIVDSLGWVLYRLGRYGEAVEHMERAVELMPVDPIVNDHLGDVYWAVGRLREAEFQWSRALSFIKPDENNAEADPDRIRRKLEVGLDKVLAEEGAPPLKVANDDG from the coding sequence GTGATATTCCCCATCCGACGTACCGCAGCAGCGGTTTTGGCATTGTCTTTGGCGATAGCGCCCGTGACGTTTTCAGGTCCTGCACAGGCTGAGGGCAATGTTGGGGCCTATCTGGCCGGGCGCCAGGCTCTGTTTGATAGCAAATACGACAAGGCCGCGGCCTATTATACCCGGGCGTTGGCCGGGGATTCAGCCAACCCGGTGCTGCTTGAAAACCTGACCTTGTCCTTGTTGGCGCTGGGGGCCGTGGACCGTGCCTTGCCAGTCGCCCAACAGATGGAAGCGCTGGGTCTGCGCAGCCAGATCGCACATATGGTTGCGCTGGCCGGGTTGATTCAGGATGAGGATTACCAGAAAATTCTGGAGCGGGACCCGGATGTAAATGGTGTCAGCCCGCTGGTGGACGGTCTGGCCAAAGGCTGGGCGCTCATGGGGCAGGGGGCGGTTGATGAGGCCCTGAAAGAATTTGATCTGGTCGGTGAAGGCAAGGGGCTGCGCGGCTTTGCGCTCTATCACAAGGCATTGGCCCGCGCGATGGTTGGCGATCACGAAGGCGCAGAGGCGATGTTTGCAGCCGACGACGGGAAATTGACCCTGATGTCGCGTCGTGCCGCCATGGCCCGCGCCCAAAGCCTGTCTCAGATGGGGCGCAATTCGGACGCGCTCGAATTGCTGGCCGATGTGTTCGGGGCGAATTTTGATCCCGGCCTGACCGATATGGCCGACCGTCTGGCGGCTGGTGAAACTTTGCCCTTTACCGTCACGCCCACGGTGCGTGATGGCATGGCCGAAGTGTTCTTTACAATCGGATCGGTGCTGAATGGCGAAGCTGCTGATGATTATGCGTTGATCTATGCGCGTACAGCCGTGGCGCTGCGCCCCGATCACATCGACGGTGTGCTGCTCAGTGCCGCGCTTCTGGACAATCTTGGGCAATATGAATTGTCGGATGCCACATACAAGCTGGTCCCACGCAGCCATCCGGATTATCACGCCGCCGAATTGGGCCGGGCCGAAGCGCTGCGGCGGGCAGCCAAACCTGATGCGGCCATCGAGGTTCTCGAACAGCTGGCCCGCGATTTTCCGACTTTGCCAACCGTTCATTCGGCGTTGGGCGACCTGCAGCGCCAGGAGGAAAACTATGCCAAGGCCGCCGCGGCCTACGACAAGGCGCTAGAGTTTTCCGAAACGGACTCTGGCAGCCGCTGGTTTCTGCTTTATGCGCGCGGAATCAGTAATGAGCGGCTCAAGGATTGGAGCCAGGCAGAAAAGGATTTCCGCGCGGCGTTGGACTTGAACCCCAACCAGCCGCAGGTATTGAATTACCTCGGCTATTCGATGGTGGAAAAACGCATCAATCTGGACGAAGCCCTGGGCATGATTGAACGGGCCGTGTCTGCGCGCCCGGACAGCGGCTATATCGTCGACAGTCTTGGTTGGGTGTTGTACCGGCTTGGCCGCTATGGCGAAGCCGTTGAGCATATGGAACGGGCGGTTGAACTGATGCCTGTGGATCCAATCGTGAACGACCACCTTGGGGATGTCTATTGGGCTGTGGGACGTCTGCGCGAGGCGGAATTCCAATGGAGCCGGGCCTTGTCCTTTATCAAACCGGATGAGAACAATGCCGAGGCAGATCCGGACCGAATTCGCCGCAAGCTCGAAGTCGGGCTGGACAAGGTTCTGGCCGAAGAAGGTGCTCCGCCGCTAAAGGTTGCCAATGACGACGGTTGA
- the phbB gene encoding acetoacetyl-CoA reductase — protein sequence MARTALVTGGSRGIGAAISKALKAEGYNVAATYAGNDEAAAAFTAETGIATYKWNVADYEESAAGIAKVEAEVGAIDIVVANAGITRDAPFHKMTPEQWHQVIDTNLTGVFNTVHPIWPGMRERKFGRVIVISSINGQKGQFAQANYAATKAGDLGIVKSLAQEGARAGITANAICPGYIATEMVMAVPEKVRDSIVAQIPAGRLGEPEEIARCVAFLASDDSQFINGSTISANGAQFFV from the coding sequence ATGGCACGTACAGCACTCGTCACCGGCGGCAGCCGCGGCATCGGCGCCGCAATTTCCAAAGCACTGAAGGCCGAAGGCTACAACGTCGCGGCGACCTATGCCGGCAACGACGAAGCCGCCGCCGCATTCACCGCCGAAACCGGCATCGCCACCTATAAATGGAATGTTGCTGATTACGAAGAATCGGCTGCTGGCATCGCCAAAGTCGAAGCCGAAGTAGGCGCCATCGACATCGTTGTAGCAAACGCAGGCATCACCCGCGACGCTCCGTTCCACAAGATGACCCCTGAACAGTGGCACCAGGTGATCGACACCAACCTGACCGGCGTGTTCAATACCGTACACCCGATTTGGCCTGGCATGCGCGAGCGCAAATTTGGCCGTGTCATCGTGATTTCGTCGATTAACGGTCAAAAAGGTCAGTTCGCTCAGGCCAACTATGCCGCGACCAAGGCAGGCGATCTGGGTATCGTCAAATCGCTGGCACAAGAAGGTGCCCGCGCCGGCATCACCGCAAACGCTATTTGCCCTGGCTATATCGCCACCGAAATGGTCATGGCCGTTCCGGAGAAAGTCCGCGATTCCATCGTCGCACAGATCCCGGCCGGCCGCCTGGGCGAGCCCGAAGAAATTGCCCGCTGCGTGGCCTTCCTGGCGTCCGATGATTCCCAGTTCATCAACGGCTCGACCATCTCGGCCAACGGCGCGCAGTTCTTCGTCTGA
- a CDS encoding DNA-3-methyladenine glycosylase I, translating into MERCGWAGSEEIYVRYHDTEWGVPEYDSRALWEKLILDGFQAGLSWITILKKRDNFRAAFADFDPNIVAEWGEPEIERLLQDPGIIRHRGKIAATITNAQAWQRIEAEQGFDTYLWTYFGGVPLQNSWNSLSEVPAKTALSEEISKDLKKRGFKFCGPTIVYAFLQACGLINDHLVTCPCHNRVKTLQR; encoded by the coding sequence ATGGAGCGTTGTGGGTGGGCCGGGTCGGAAGAGATCTATGTCAGATATCATGACACCGAATGGGGCGTTCCTGAGTATGACAGCCGCGCCCTGTGGGAAAAACTGATCTTGGATGGATTTCAGGCCGGGTTGAGCTGGATTACCATATTGAAAAAAAGGGATAATTTTCGCGCAGCCTTTGCCGATTTTGATCCAAACATTGTTGCTGAATGGGGGGAGCCGGAGATTGAACGGCTGTTGCAAGACCCCGGAATCATCCGCCACAGGGGCAAGATTGCCGCGACAATCACCAATGCGCAGGCCTGGCAAAGGATAGAGGCAGAGCAGGGTTTCGATACCTATTTGTGGACCTATTTTGGCGGCGTGCCGTTGCAAAACAGCTGGAACAGCCTGTCAGAGGTTCCTGCCAAGACCGCTTTGTCCGAAGAAATTTCCAAGGATTTGAAGAAACGAGGATTCAAATTTTGCGGACCGACCATCGTGTACGCCTTTTTGCAGGCATGCGGGTTGATCAACGACCATCTTGTTACCTGCCCCTGCCATAACAGGGTCAAGACGTTGCAGCGATAG
- a CDS encoding TlpA family protein disulfide reductase: MRLFRLITLYMALALGANASLAADVASLEALREGSMKKLVFHAAPKETSKAAFFLEDDQGTATLEDYKGKYVLLNFWATWCAPCRKEMPQISELQAEFGGDDFEVLTLATGRNNPAGIVKFFDENGIDNLPRHQDPKQAVAREMSVLGLPITVILDPQGREIARLRGDAEWNSDSAKAIISALLE; this comes from the coding sequence ATGCGTCTTTTTCGTCTGATCACCCTTTATATGGCCCTTGCCTTGGGTGCAAATGCCTCTCTTGCTGCTGATGTCGCGTCGCTCGAAGCCTTGCGCGAAGGCAGCATGAAGAAACTGGTGTTCCATGCCGCGCCCAAAGAGACGTCCAAGGCCGCCTTTTTCCTGGAAGACGACCAGGGCACAGCGACGCTCGAAGACTATAAGGGCAAGTATGTTCTGTTGAACTTCTGGGCCACATGGTGCGCGCCCTGCCGCAAGGAAATGCCGCAGATCTCCGAACTCCAGGCCGAATTCGGCGGGGACGACTTTGAGGTTCTGACCCTGGCCACCGGGCGGAACAACCCGGCTGGTATCGTCAAGTTTTTTGACGAAAACGGCATCGACAACCTGCCCCGCCATCAGGACCCCAAACAGGCCGTGGCGCGGGAAATGTCAGTGCTGGGTCTGCCGATCACAGTGATTCTTGACCCGCAGGGCCGGGAAATCGCCCGTCTGCGGGGCGACGCCGAATGGAATTCCGACAGCGCCAAGGCGATCATCTCGGCGCTTTTGGAGTAG
- a CDS encoding acetyl-CoA C-acetyltransferase, which translates to MTNVVIASAARTAVGSFGGSFANTPAHDLGAAVLEAVVERAGVEKGEVSETILGQVLTAAQGQNPARQAHVNAGLPQESSAWGINQVCGSGLRAVALGAQHIQLGDADIVCAGGQENMTLSPHAANLRAGHKMGDMKYIDTMIRDGLWDAFNGYHMGQTAENVANQWQISRDMQDEFAVASQNKAEAAQKAGKFADEIAAFTVKTRKGDIIVDADEYIRHGATMAAMQKLRPAFTKDGSVTAANASGLNDGAAATLLMSAANAEKRGIEPLARIASYATAGLDPSIMGVGPIHASRKALAKAGWSVDDLDLVEANEAFAAQACAVNKDMGWDPAIVNVNGGAIAIGHPIGASGCRVLNTLLFEMKRRDAKKGLATLCIGGGMGVALCVERD; encoded by the coding sequence ATGACCAACGTAGTAATCGCATCCGCCGCACGTACCGCCGTCGGCAGCTTTGGCGGCTCATTCGCCAACACCCCCGCCCATGATCTGGGTGCAGCGGTGCTCGAAGCTGTTGTGGAACGTGCAGGCGTTGAAAAGGGCGAAGTGTCCGAAACCATTCTGGGCCAGGTTCTGACCGCAGCCCAGGGCCAGAACCCCGCCCGTCAGGCACATGTCAACGCCGGCCTGCCACAGGAAAGCAGCGCCTGGGGCATCAATCAGGTGTGTGGGTCGGGCTTGCGCGCCGTTGCATTGGGTGCACAGCATATCCAATTGGGCGATGCCGACATCGTTTGTGCCGGTGGTCAGGAAAACATGACCCTCTCGCCCCACGCCGCCAACCTGCGCGCCGGTCACAAGATGGGTGACATGAAATACATCGACACCATGATCCGTGACGGCCTGTGGGACGCGTTCAACGGTTACCACATGGGTCAAACCGCTGAAAACGTCGCCAACCAGTGGCAGATTTCCCGCGACATGCAGGACGAATTCGCTGTTGCATCGCAGAACAAGGCCGAAGCTGCGCAAAAAGCCGGCAAATTCGCCGACGAAATCGCCGCTTTCACCGTCAAGACCCGCAAGGGCGACATCATTGTGGACGCTGACGAATACATCCGTCACGGTGCCACCATGGCCGCCATGCAGAAACTGCGCCCAGCCTTTACCAAAGACGGCTCGGTCACCGCAGCCAACGCTTCGGGCCTGAACGACGGTGCCGCTGCAACCCTGCTGATGTCCGCTGCAAACGCTGAAAAGCGTGGCATCGAGCCGCTGGCGCGCATCGCGTCTTATGCAACGGCTGGTCTGGACCCGTCGATCATGGGTGTTGGCCCGATCCACGCATCGCGCAAGGCGCTGGCAAAGGCAGGCTGGTCGGTTGATGACCTGGACCTGGTCGAAGCCAACGAAGCCTTTGCCGCACAGGCCTGTGCCGTGAACAAGGACATGGGCTGGGATCCGGCCATCGTCAACGTCAACGGTGGTGCCATCGCGATCGGCCATCCCATCGGTGCATCGGGCTGTCGGGTTCTGAATACCCTGTTGTTCGAAATGAAGCGCCGCGACGCCAAAAAGGGTCTCGCCACTCTGTGCATCGGCGGTGGCATGGGCGTAGCCCTGTGTGTGGAGCGGGATTAA
- a CDS encoding DUF2007 domain-containing protein encodes MKELLRSTDPTIMAFASALLEGEDIDCFQMDVNMSILEGGIGIFPRRLMVHEDDHEQAVRVMRDNEIPLGK; translated from the coding sequence ATGAAAGAACTTCTGCGCAGCACCGATCCAACCATCATGGCTTTTGCATCCGCTCTCCTTGAGGGAGAGGATATAGACTGCTTTCAGATGGACGTAAATATGAGCATTCTGGAAGGCGGCATAGGGATTTTTCCACGTCGTTTGATGGTTCATGAAGACGATCATGAACAGGCTGTCCGAGTGATGCGGGACAATGAGATTCCATTGGGTAAATGA
- a CDS encoding lysozyme inhibitor LprI family protein, protein MRLFFLGVVLTFGSTSVALAQDCSAPQTQSAMNECAAQFYRFADEDLNLAYGLARDMAKQIDTYAPSGQVSSVTLLRDAQRAWITYRDLACSAESMLAAGGSMQPLLHFGCLERLTRTRTEDLRSFGEVN, encoded by the coding sequence ATGCGGTTATTCTTTCTGGGAGTCGTCCTGACCTTTGGCAGCACTTCTGTCGCTCTTGCGCAGGATTGCAGCGCCCCGCAAACCCAAAGCGCAATGAACGAATGTGCGGCCCAATTCTATCGGTTCGCGGACGAAGATCTGAACCTTGCCTATGGCTTGGCCCGCGACATGGCGAAACAGATCGACACCTATGCCCCCTCGGGTCAGGTCAGCAGTGTCACGCTGCTGCGCGATGCTCAACGTGCCTGGATTACCTATCGCGACCTGGCCTGTTCGGCCGAAAGCATGCTGGCTGCGGGCGGATCCATGCAGCCACTGTTGCACTTTGGTTGCCTGGAACGCCTGACCCGCACCCGAACCGAGGATCTGCGCAGCTTTGGCGAAGTGAACTGA
- a CDS encoding DUF465 domain-containing protein encodes MSVSSHLAELKRKHEQLSHKVEEAQRAPGVDDLHVASLKKQKLKLKEEIERLASCDA; translated from the coding sequence ATGAGCGTGAGCTCGCATCTGGCGGAACTGAAAAGAAAGCACGAGCAACTCAGTCACAAGGTTGAAGAAGCTCAACGTGCTCCGGGCGTGGATGACCTACATGTGGCATCTCTGAAGAAGCAAAAGCTAAAACTCAAAGAAGAGATCGAGCGTCTGGCATCTTGCGACGCATGA